A single genomic interval of Coccidioides posadasii str. Silveira chromosome 1, complete sequence harbors:
- a CDS encoding uncharacterized protein (EggNog:ENOG410PIM3~COG:O~BUSCO:762at33183) yields the protein MTRLHGVVSGLSDSGHRSIGDDRAALRFSKLPPGTPEVILKNTVIVNDPARILSRNKDERQRNFNLLVRRYKTQLLHGCKEPNCTTPTCLSYRRRRAADRPFRNFNDLSARTLACYLASQDDPEGGLCGNAPARSLESFAQEDTTWATERWPPLAWEARTHSPHPRRPQPLKVVESISSQLKKPDSQDPIPDKPKVSNPPEHIKSPIPQDRPGVIPQPKTPKDPRSITQNLFDTLALRMIEWLPLKRASNTLDSDSLAGEGDGSGHKPVHADPSASPVTRQTSTKAQKPPITRERIQAENPSVLSSQPPIPPTLEVKVPGQPVHRLSFGELDRWKHSLRSLPDDIAKTERKSTPKLATTNTPTATSRSFPSPPPRKHRSQKYKQTEYQTDSQRDTKTRYRQPALDKAEILPDPLQSGSADPRSPPGLLSPPSPPLNVDAHHQAQLGSDMEPQIESLSMLSKDIVDSLGKLMFETKEEKENWKNEMMHLESRGCIEPRNLHFATPRQRQIFPFITQSLFFVLSSPELLRRSFRITPETSRSDNSTSADLDIDTQNLEGVFRKLYSICPWEATLHSLWMCLEGLFVPPKEFSTSKTHRRFIWRSTANNVSLRSGETSRDSPSASQSHISDCDAAHIAIVTLFALASSIPPLDAQAWQVIRRVRSTGTVLPDFEMRKVSEATAGLLAEATDKFEHDLALRLMNRLVRAISARLAFHEISKLKGPPIQNVGSLGNWNPVDLIITSLQPCISAKHGYLDSSCGVYEAERQTTIPMVAVEWLKGLLLKEWDGKPEILKSGAAGGALMLLASMYHHRAQLGLVPEDFYTAYLGDNLDPLRMPIEWMGFVPNNRTMHILSHQFMFEPSALVTYFRALNFSAMAKYYETAVGHSRHVAQTAFSHARAIDDDIGLFAGLKRSVTSFLVLIVRRDNVLTDTLNQLWRREKQELMRPLRVQMGMDEGEEGADQGGVQQELFRVVMAEILDPAYGMFTLSDRDHMSWFQPCSFEPLYKFELAGLLMSLAIYNGITLPVNFPVAFYMKLLDFEVKKLDDIRSGWEDLARGLSELLSWSDGDVGDIFLRTYEFSFDAFGKVVTVDMTAVDRSDAWPPAERNVTWRKERLRSFASSSDNDDADNLDSLDNGESMLQDTPSDSRSNRRDGRLSGILKGSSSKLRERRVPSPPEHEAPLVTNANREQFVNDYIFWLTDKSIRPQYEAFARGFYTCLDRTALSIFTPQALKSVVEGIQEIDMDELEKHTRYEGYNPEDRVIRDFWDVVKTYPQEKRSRLLEFVTASDRVPVKGVSSLLFIIMKNGVGDERLPTSGTCFGRLLLPEYSSRQALEENFDRALEYCKGFGAI from the exons ATGACGAGGCTGCATGGGGTTGTCAGCGGCCTTTCTGACTCTGGACATAGGTCGATCGGAGACGACAGAGCTGCTCTCCGCTTCTCGAAGCTTCCTCCCGGGACTCCAGAAGTCATTCTCAAGAACACGGTCATCGTCAACGACCCCGCGAGAATATTATCCCGGAATAAGGATGAGCGCCAGCGAAATTTCAATCTTCTTGTGAGGAG ATACAAGACACAGCTTCTTCACGGGTGCAAGGAACCAAACTGTACAACTCCTACCTGTCTGAGCtatagaagaagaagagccgCAGACAGGCCGTTCCGGAATTTCAATGATCTGAGTGCTCGAACGCTTGCGTGCTATTTAGCTAGCCAAGATGATCCGGAAGGGGGACTCTGTGGGAATGCGCCTGCAAGAAGCCTCGAATCCTTCGCACAGGAAGACACAACATGGGCAACAGAGCGGTGGCCGCCACTTGCCTGGGAAGCTCGGACTCATTCGCCTCATCCTCGCAGACCACAGCCCCTGAAGGTCGTGGAATCTATTTCGTCTCAACTGAAGAAGCCTGACAGCCAGGATCCAATACCAGACAAGCCCAAGGTTTCGAATCCACCCGAGCACATCAAGAGTCCCATCCCGCAGGACCGCCCAGGTGTCATACCGCAACCCAAGACCCCGAAAGATCCCAGGTCTATCACCCAGAATCTGTTCGACACACTCGCGCTTCGCATGATAGAGTGGCTACCATTAAAAAGGGCTTCCAACACCCTTGATTCCGATTCCCTGGCGGGTGAAGGCGATGGCTCTGGCCATAAACCGGTCCACGCTGATCCATCTGCCTCCCCGGTAACAAGGCAAACGTCAACCAAGGCCCAGAAACCACCCATAACAAGGGAACGGATACAGGCTGAGAACCCCAGCGTTTTGTCCTCACAACCGCCTATACCTCCAACGCTTGAAGTTAAAGTTCCAGGGCAACCGGTACACCGCCTCTCGTTTGGCGAACTTGACCGTTGGAAACATTCCCTGAGATCTCTGCCGGATGACATCGCGAAGACCGAGCGGAAATCTACTCCGAAGCTTGCAACGACCAATACACCAACAGCCACTTCGCGATCCTTCCCATCACCACCGCCTCGGAAGCATCGTTCTCAGAAATACAAACAGACCGAATATCAGACTGATAGCCAACGGGACACGAAAACAAGATACCGACAGCCGGCTCTCGATAAAGCTGAAATTTTACCGGATCCCCTCCAATCGGGTTCAGCTGACCCGCGTTCGCCACCAGGGCTGCTTTCTCCCCCCTCTCCACCTCTGAATGTAGACGCGCATCATCAAGCCCAGTTGGGCTCGGACATGGAACCACAGATCGAAAGCCTTTCAATGCTATCAAAAGATATAGTTGATAGCTTGGGGAAACTGATGTTCGAGACCaaagaggaaaaggaaaactGGAAAAACGAAATGATGCATCTGGAATCGCGCGGGTGCATTGAACCTAGGAATTTGCATTTTGCTACCCCCCGTCAACGGCAGATTTTCCCCTTTATCACCCAAAGTTTGTTTTTCGTTCTTAGCAGCCCAGAACTACTACGGCGTTCTTTCAGAATTACCCCTGAGACGTCTCGGAGCGACAACAGTACCAGTGCAGATTTAGATATAGACACACAGAATCTAGAGGGCGTTTTCCGAAAACTCTACAGCATTTGTCCCTGGGAGGCCACATTGCATAGCTTATGGATGTGCCTGGAGGGACTTTTCGTTCCTCCAAAAGAATTTTCAACATCTAAAACCCATCGCCGATTTATTTGGCGCTCTACTGCAAATAATGTTTCCCTGCGGAGTGGCGAGACTTCCCGCGATAGCCCATCTgcatctcaaagtcatatcTCGGACTGTGATGCCGCGCACATAGCTATTGTTACTCTTTTTGCGTTGGCAAGCTCCATCCCTCCTTTGGACGCCCAAGCATGGCAAGTAATCCGTCGAGTACGCTCTACTGGAACAGTTCTACCTGACTTTGAGATGCGAAAGGTTTCGGAAGCGACTGCCGGCCTCCTGGCCGAGGCCACGGATAAATTTGAGCATGACCTAGCTCTACGGCTGATGAATCGCCTGGTTCGTGCAATATCTGCTCGCCTTGCATTTCATGAGATTTCCAAACTCAAAGGCCCCCCGATTCAAAATGTAGGGAGCCTTGGGAATTGGAACCCGGTAGATCTCATCATAACATCCCTACAGCCATGTATTTCTGCCAAGCATGGATATTTAGATTCATCATGTGGTGTATACGAGGCTGAACGTCAAACAACTATTCCGATGGTTGCAGTTGAATGGCTCAAGGGCCTTCTGCTAAAAGAATGGGACGGGAAGCCCGAAATACTGAAATCCGGCGCTGCTGGCGGCGCTTTGATGCTATTGGCATCGATGTATCACCATAGAGCCCAGCTTGGTTTGGTGCCAGAGGATTTTTATACCGCTTACCTTGGGGACAACCTGGATCCCTTGCGGATGCCAATTGAGTGGATGGGTTTTGTCCCCAACAACCGCACAATGCACATTCTGTCGCATCAATTTATGTTTGAGCCCTCGGCTTTAGTCACGTATTTTCGCGCTCTCAATTTTTCGGCGATGGCCAAATATTACGAAACTGCAGTTGGTCACTCTCGACATGTAGCTCAAACCGCATTTAGTCATGCCCGGGCAATAGATGATGACATCGGCCTATTTGCGGGACTTAAGCGCTCAGTGACGTCTTTTCTCGTTTTAATCGTTCGGCGAGACAACGTACTGACGGACACTCTCAATCAGCTCTGGAGGCGCGAAAAGCAGGAGCTCATGCGGCCACTCAGAGTTCAAATGGGAATGGAtgagggagaagaaggtGCTGATCAAGGGGGTGTTCAACAAGAACTCTTTCGCGTGGTCATGGCCGAAATCCTCGACCCTGCGTATGGAATGTTTACCTTGAGTGACCGAGACCACATGTCTTGGTTCCAACCATGCTCTTTCGAGCCGCTCTATAAGTTTGAATTGGCTGGTTTATTGATGTCTCTTGCCATTTACAATGGTATTACTTTGCCCGTGAATTTTCCCGTCGCATTCTACATGAAGTTGCTTGATTTCGAAGTCAAGAAGCTTGATGATATAAGGAGTGGCTGGGAAGATTTGGCAAGAGGGCTCAGCGAGCTTCTTTCGTGGAGCGATGGTGATGTCGGCGACATTTTCTTAAGGACGTACGAATTTAGTTTTGATGCTTTTGGAAAAGTTGTGACTGTGGATATGACTGCTGTCGATCGAAGTGACGCATGGCCCCCTGCAGAACGAAACGTGACTTGGCGCAAAGAAAGGCTTAGATCGTTCGCCTCGTCCTCAGACAACGATGATGCCGACAACCTTGATTCGCTCGACAACGGCGAATCTATGTTGCAAGATACACCCAGCGATAGTCGTTCGAACCGCAGGGATGGACGTCTATCGGGAATTTTGAAAGGATCTTCGTCCAAACTACGCGAACGACGCGTTCCCTCTCCTCCCGAACATGAAGCACCACTTGTCACTAATGCCAACCGAGAACAGTTCGTCAACGATTACATATTTTGGCTGACTGATAAGTCGATTCGGCCTCAATATGAGGCGTTTGCTCGCGGGTTCTACACATGCCTAGACCGAACGGCCCTCTCTATTTTCACGCCTCAAGCGTTGAAGTCTGTGGTCGAAGGAATCCAAGAGATCGACATGGACGAGCTTGAGAAGCACACCCGATACGAGGGCTACAACCCCGAGGATCGAGTAATCAGAGATTTTTGGGACGTTGTCAAGACGTATCCCCAGGAGAAAAGAAGTCGACTGCTGGAGTTTGTCACGGCCAGTGACCGGGTGCCCGTTAAGGGGGTTTCTAGTCTCTTATTCATCATAATGAAGAACGGCGTCGGTGACGAG CGACTCCCGACAAGTGGTACGTGTTTTGGCAGACTTCTACTCCCTGAGTATTCTTCACGCCAGGCATTAGAAGAAAACTTCGACAGAGCTCTGGAATATTGCAAGGGGTTTGGCGCCATTTGA
- a CDS encoding uncharacterized protein (EggNog:ENOG410PKUG~COG:S~BUSCO:6837at33183), which yields MPSSTADNLGAPTTHPFTCNNCQVAFRSSDAQRTHMRSDWHRYNLKRRVASLPPLSSETFAEKVLSVQASNSAAAARATFEKTCTACQKTYYSENAFINHMGSQKHRLKEALLRKNGGHLDDSASVVSGAFSMGEPINVPPNVVSPETIVEEEFSAIVDGMKDTSIDAKDPVAGRPHRPSQSRSSDSRRPSVSTKMEIDAVTVSRCLFCNYDSSDINENVSHMHKSHGMFIPEQDYLVDLEGLIKYLQAKVMQNNECLYCHKLKTTTPGIQTHMRDKGHCMIAFESEEEMIEIGQFYDFTSTYSDDEEEYSDRRRDGAVDGSAEEDDGWETDTSASSLDSAELGAVPIDDYSHQYSKLSKHKHHSHEPRSHRNLDGFHSHAHEHTRAVFYSDYELHLPSGRTAGHRALAKYYRQNLRNYPTPEGRFSRQQAIEAAPSGETQEGETEAASQNKNRALISRANGGIGMLGATASQKQEVRAAEVRDRKREQRSERAFQWAVSKRANHQKHFRDHLLQ from the exons ATGCCTTCCTCGACCGCAGACAACCTGGGCGCTCCCACCACCCATCCGTTTACATGCAACAACTGCCAGGTAGCGTTTCGGAGCAGCGATGCCCAGAGAACGCATATGCGGAGCGACTGGCA CCGATACAACCTGAAGCGTCGAGTAGCATCTCTCCCTCCCTTGTCCTCAGAGACCTTTGCGGAAAAGGTTCTCAGCGTCCAGGCTTCTAATTCAGCGGCGGCGGCTAGAGCGACGTTTGAGAAGACCTGCACTGCGTGCCAGAAGACATACTATAGCGAGAATGCCTTTATAAATCATATGGGAAGTCAAAAGCATAGGTTGAAGGAAGCGCTGCTGAGGAAAAACGGAGGCCATCTGGACGACTCGGCGTCCGTGGTTAGTGGTGCATTCTCGATGGGAGAGCCTATAAATGTGCCTCCGAACGTGGTCTCTCCAGAAACTATTGTCGAAGAAGAGTTCTCGGCTATTGTCGACGGAATGAAAGACACTTCCATAGATGCCAAAGATCCTGTAGCGGGACGGCCACACCGGCCCAGCCAATCTCGATCCAGCGATTCCCGCCGACCGTCCGTTTCCACTAAGATGGAAATCGATGCAGTGACTGTCTCTCGATGCCTTTTCTGCAATTATGATTCCTCCGACATCAACGAAAACGTTTCCCATATGCATAAATCGCATGGAATGTTTATTCCTGAGCAAGACTACTTAGTTGATTTAGAGGGCCTGATCAAATACCTTCAAGCCAAGGTTATGCAAAACAACGAGTGCTTGTACTGCCATAAATTGAAGACGACGACACCTGGCATTCAGACACATATGAGAGACAAGGGTCATTGCATGATTGCATTTGAATCCGAGGAAGAGATGATTGAGATCGGCCAGTTCTACGACTTCACAAGCACATATTCggacgatgaagaagaatattcAGATAGGCGTCGGGATGGCGCAGTCGATGGAAGTGCTGAGGAAGATGATGGTTGGGAAACCGATACCTCTGCCTCATCTCTTGACTCTGCCGAGTTGGGCGCTGTACCGATCGATGACTACTCACATCAGTACTCGAAGCTTTCGAAACATAAACATCACTCCCATGAGCCGCGTTCTCATCGCAATCTAGATGGATTCCATTCACATGCACACGAACACACTCGCGCGGTTTTTTACTCTGATTATGAGCTGCATCTGCCTTCCGGCCGGACCGCTGGCCACCGTGCCCTTGCCAAATACTACAGGCAAAACCTTCGTAATTACCCAACCCCAGAAGGGCGCTTCTCGCGGCAACAGGCCATAGAGGCAGCACCTTCGGGTGAGACCCAAGAGGGGGAGACGGAGGCCGCCTCCCAGAACAAAAATCGGGCATTGATCTCGAGGGCAAATGGAGGTATTGGAATGCTTGGAGCTACTGCAAGTCAAAAGCAAGAAGTCCGGGCTGCGGAAGTGAGAGATCGGAAACGAGAACAAAGGTCTGAGCGCGCGTTCCAATGGGCTGTTTCAAAGAGGGCCAACCACCAGAAACACTTCAGG GATCATCTTCTCCAGTGA
- a CDS encoding uncharacterized protein (EggNog:ENOG410PGRM~COG:S~BUSCO:9011at33183), whose amino-acid sequence MLDENLPTFYIKPSTERPKHQSTYYFCQGGEEPSPAYSVRHLDPDLPASKNRYAVALYDSFCPDILYGEVLLIPKWTQPSLSQEAIRQNNGVPPPPEPILPNEFIIQLYNPDQQVLVRYKPKSWNSPASWQFEMPQQTFRLPSGSSLDRTMSDPAASDITPKLRFNWQKDGKFSKDLTCYLSGKTVDFDDARKRSKEPDITVSIFKGLKEVTLYEPNLYRVEMEDHKGLEVVLLLGAVVIRDVYFGHIKTSFHITDPPNPTALAAPKITPPKVSVNGTTPQIKGQSGGPQPNQQGPHSNPPRQTTLPVREARPPPADPRTQWEIDAETSRLKQQAEAEARERRRKEKEAEKQTRKLLEAEERERRRREAQVKEETERLKKIYGKEDKKLRKQVSGPPSASRPPAPLPPGPPQFNNAHYRNHSSASTPAPSWFATPARPQTTQPTPQFLAPRPPASTAGGLRPPQPQLKERRSIFGFRLGDSRDSGNGLSKKRSSMF is encoded by the exons ATGCTTGATGAAAACCTTCCAA CCTTCTACATCAAGCCTTCCACGGAGAGGCCAAAGCATCAATCCACGTATTACTTTTGCCAGGGTGGTGAAGAACCATCCCCCGCCTACTCCGTTCGCCATCTCGACCCCGACCTTCCGGCCTCCAAAAACCGGTATGCTGTAGCTCTCTACGACTCGTTTTGCCCGGACATCCTCTACGGGGAAGTGCTTTTGATTCCAAAATGGACGCAGCCTTCGCTATCGCAGGAAGCCATCCGACAGAATAACGGAGTCCCTCCGCCTCCCGAGCCTATACTTCCAAATGAGTTTATTATTCAACTGTATAACCCGGATCAGCAGGTGCTCGTGCGTTATAAGCCGAAATCTTGGAACTCGCCTGCATCGTGGCAGTTTGAAATGCCCCAGCAGACATTTCGCCTGCCGTCGGGCTCTTCCTTGGACCGCACTATGAGTGACCCGGCGGCTTCGGATATAACACCTAAACTTCGGTTTAACTGGCAAAAGGATGGGAAATTCTCCAAGGACCTCACATGCTATCTTTCCGGAAAGACGGTGGACTTTGATGATGCTAGAAAGCGAAGCAAGGAGCCGGATATTACCGTTTCCATCTTCAAAGGACTCAAAGAAGTCACCTTATACGAGCCAAATCTTTACCGTGTAGAAATGGAAGATCATAAGGGCCTGGAGGTCGTTTTGCTCTTGGGTGCAGTAGTCATCCGTGATGTCTATTTCGGCCATATTAAGACCAGCTTTCATATCACAGATCCCCCAAACCCCACCGCTCTAGCAGCGCCAAAAATAACCCCGCCTAAAGTTTCGGTGAACGGAACCACTCCCCAAATAAAAGGTCAGAGTGGAGGACCTCAGCCGAACCAACAAGGTCCTCATTCCAACCCTCCACGGCAAACGACATTACCAGTACGCGAAGCACGTCCACCGCCTGCCGACCCGCGCACACAGTGGGAGATTGACGCCGAAACGAGCCGTTTAAAACAACAAGCCGAAGCCGAAGCACGAGAACGTCGacgaaaggaaaaagaagcagaaaaacAAACAAGGAAACTTCTTGAGGCTGAAGAACGAGAAAGGAGGCGGAGAGAGGCCCAGGTGAAGGAAGAAACAGAGCGCTTAAAGAAAATATACGGCAAGGAGGACAAGAAGCTGCGGAAGCAAGTCTCTGGGCCACCAAGTGCTTCACGGCCGCCAGCTCCCCTGCCACCGGGACCGCCACAATTCAACAATGCACATTATCGGAATCACTCCTCGGCTTCTACGCCTGCTCCGTCCTGGTTCGCTACACCCGCCAGGCCACAAACGACACAGCCGACGCCTCAGTTTCTCGCACCTCGTCCGCCTGCATCCACGGCGGGAGGACTAAGGCCACCACAGCCCCAGCTAAAGGAAAGGAGAAGCATTTTCGGGTTTCGACTGGGAGACAGTAGGGATTCCGGAAACGGGTTGTCCAAGAAGAGGAGTTCTATGTTCTAG
- a CDS encoding uncharacterized protein (EggNog:ENOG410PNCM~COG:S~BUSCO:6830at33183) — translation MRLLASSNLFLSRCTWCCRTARHVPLYKYTLRRASYIARPRLREHIEHVRVGNSGSITLRILEPLPSPSTRGSEVILYLPPGPVFTQFPLNNGFQDSFTGDQNAVDSAELLASASLSTTVTVNYRLGQKLGGDGKSTFRFPAPIHDTLAGFDWVFQNINPPRINVFGKHIGGSLALMLALTEPQSIAAVAAQDPVCDWVGLDDHCIVESDEKDTLPKHASSTVHERGLHDHKKRGRKRKPQKPLPADLVPLLKARNVLFHAPQNYFDPFASPALFLRTAGKYCPTKFPAVFTGPNYPVPLLKPPKERDLWTLTASMLEKEEAEAEEDVPDSAKHIVRRRKTLTRWPPVGLDYGSHPSPNTGYKEAALNTVVLPNVRVFIHSNLYSKEAQTERQPTLTDAVDALSSQLETTTLSPDEQVDSYPEDKPQSASSRRGRHSSPRGSLPDLSKLEEETILAAQGAEMVHLMHSACFWGREKGFGENRVTLVRVPYSSTSSTGKFMGDTQNADNFIGGDGHDVQHQNTAHETSVSVEEQAGEWFLSIPEAECGKDGSE, via the exons ATGCGCCTTTTAGCTTCATCCAATCTCTTCTTATCGCGTTGCACATGGTGTTGTCGCACAGCACGGCATGTGCCCCTCTATAAATACACTCTGCGGCGGGCGTCGTATATCGCTCGTCCGCGTTTGCGCGAGCACATTGAGCATGTACGCGTCGGGAACAGTGGAAGCATTACTTTGAG GATCCTAGAACCCCTTCCTTCTCCATCGACCAGAGGTTCAGAAGTCATTCTCTACCTGCCGCCTGGCCCAGTATTCACTCAATTTCCATTAAACAACGGTTTTCAAGACAGTTTCACCGGCGATCAGAATGCTGTGGATTCCGCCGAGCTGTTGGCCTCTGCAAGTTTGTCCACAACCGTGACAGTTAACTATCGGCTAGGTCAGAAACTGGGCGGTGATGGAAAGTCAACTTTCAGATTTCCAGCCCCGATACACGATACACTTGCGGGGTTTGATTGGGTATTCCAAAATATCAATCCCCCTCGGATAAATGTGTTTGGAAAGCATATTGGTGGCTCGCTGGCCTTGATGCTAGCACTTACTGAACCGCAGTCTATAGCTGCAGTAGCCGCACAAGACCCTGTATGCGATTGGGTTGGACTGGATGACCACTGTATAGTCGAATCGGATGAAAAAGATACCTTGCCGAAACACGCGAGTTCGACTGTGCATGAGAGGGGCCTTCATGATCACAAGAAACGGGGTCGGAAGAGGAAGCCACAGAAGCCGCTGCCCGCTGATTTAGTACCCCTTCTGAAGGCGCGGAATGTTCTTTTCCATGCTCCCCAGAATTATTTCGATCCTTTCGCCTCGCCTGCGTTGTTTCTCCGAACAGCTGGGAAATACTGTCCTACCAAGTTCCCTGCTGTTTTTACCGGCCCGAACTACCCCGTTCCTTTACTCAAACCTCCCAAAGAACGAGATTTGTGGACTCTGACAGCCTCCATGctagagaaagaagaggcgGAGGCCGAAGAGGATGTTCCTGATTCTGCGAAACATATCGTGCGTCGCAGGAAGACTCTTACACGGTGGCCACCGGTCGGATTAGACTATGGAAGTCACCCTTCTCCGAATACCGGATATAAGGAGGCTGCATTGAACACCGTAGTTCTTCCAAATGTGAGGGTTTTCATTCATTCAAACTTATATTCAAAGGAGGCACAGACCGAGCGGCAACCTACTCTCACCGATGCTGTCGACGCACTGAGTTCACAACTTGAAACTACAACTTTATCGCCGGATGAGCAAGTTGATTCTTATCCGGAGGATAAACCTCAGTCTGCTTCAAGTCGCCGAGGTCGACATTCCTCACCCCGAGGCTCCCTCCCAGACCTAAGCAAACTGGAAGAAGAGACCATCCTCGCAGCGCAGGGTGCTGAAATGGTCCATCTCATGCACAGCGCATGTTTCTGGGGCCGAGAAAAAGGGTTTGGAGAGAATAGAGTCACGCTAGTTCGGGTGCCATACAGTAGCACCTCGTCAACTGGGAAATTTATGGGCGATACCCAAAATGCAGACAACTTTATTGGTGGTGACGGACATGACGTACAACACCAAAATACGGCGCATGAGACGTCCGTCTCTGTCGAGGAGCAAGCTGGAGAGTGGTTTCTATCTATCCCAGAAGCAGAATGTGGGAAGGATGGATCtgaataa